The genomic interval CATAGCTATAAGGTGTGAGATCATTTTGAGGTAcatgtgttcaaaagtataaaaatatgtgtgtaactttaaggaatgtcactaccgaacactttttttctgcaattaagcacacttttttttattggagTTATTCCAAAAAATTtggtttttatatgtgtacaactgttcagaactgtgctagctaaccatgtgctgattagcatctttgaggtttaaaagtatctaaaattgtcactaccgaaacatttggtggtgTTTTGGtaggtgttatcccataaaattgtcacgaCCGAAATGTTatcattgttttggtagtgacaaaagggaacacataatcctttatttgaggcaaataaacaaaattttactacagttatgcaaattttttgtatgttttagtagtgttttagtatgcaagttaaaattctgtaatgtgatgtggtcactaccacagtattactgtcactaccgaaaatgtgctgtcacaacagaaacatgggatgttttgtcaaaataaacTATACTGAATTATACACTGAATTATCATAAGATGTTATGAgagtttttggttcaatgtatattccaactaatgaatccttaactctgaaatcagtataatcaaCGTTTTCCCTTTTACAAAGagaaattggattcaaaatacaacaaatctcataaattatacttgaaatattgttaaaaatgtgtttactgatttacctctgaaatgttaaaatagcaaaaaatatatttttacaatctaGAAGCGAAATCTTAAAacgtcaatataacccttctaattaattttttattactgtgtttcagtagtgacaaatttatgGAGAGGACAAatgttccaaaactttctgaaaatacaatatgagaattaactgcacaattactataaatgtgtaccttggatattatacaatttgcatacatacaagttttttggaaaaaaacttccaactctgactttggaccagttctgtagaattATACATCATATAcacaattgtaataatatttcacaatattttttagtttttactgtatttttgacatcgggtcatcggatgcaaaattcacttttccatgttgtttgaacataaatgtgtgttggcagtgtgtgtacataaccaccctattatgataaCAACCCACCCtgtggtatttttgtaatctttctAAGAAATATCCCCtatttcaaatcaagccattctcagattcttATTGGtatgacgtcacaccgacagaggccgctcccatgatagttgattgacatgacggtcttaccttagacccgccctgactgAGCTATAACGGTCTACTCTGACCGCAAGGGAAGACAACAATGTCtctgactgagcgattgaggtgttctgttgttggatgtaataatgatcatagcagtcatcatttactcctgacatctgagctgctaaagatgcagaggattaacattACTTTCGTTTTAAAAGGAAATGCACCCGGTGATCtgcataaatgtgtctatgtttgcgTGAATAATTCGTGTTGCAGTTTTACCTACAGCAGAAATGATTATAAGGGTTTATACGCAAATCGCCTTTCTTGTGCTAGGTAGCAAGTcttgcagctaaagtaaacagaccggCTCGTCACCTCACAGatgagaggggcggggtgagcagagctcattagcatttaaaggaacatgcaatagaaTGGCTCGCTCTaaacagggctgattttgacaaagtaaggggtgttttttacactaacactgagaaattttaaccaaagtatgttatagacttctcattaagaccctgaagagtcatatcagcttgtggaaaatgggcatctgatgatacctttaaacatttttaaaaatcatactgaccccaaacttttcattttaatatttactgtaatattCAAACCTTTAAATTATTATCCAAACTGTGAACACTGTTAACAAACACTACAAAATTTCAGTCAGCACATGACATTGTGGAGGCAAtcttttaatttatgttcttGACATTCAAGTGTTTGACATTCAAGCTCTTGACATTCCATGCTACACCATCAACGGttcactattttttttccccatccaTTACACTATTCTGAACATATTAGGGCCAACAGGTGTCAAATAAGCACACAAATGTAACCTTGCACTATCCTGGCCTTTAGTTCACACACTTTCTGGAAACAGTTCCATGGTATAATGTTCACAGGAGACATCTGTCAATGAAGCACTTCCTGCTCTGCCATCACGTGATCTACAGGTTAATTTATTAATAGGCCTGAATTATTCAGACGGCACAGTGTGTTGGAAAACACAGCAGCTGGTCTTCACGTGATGAAATAAATACCTGCCCTAGCTTTTTGCCCTAATTTATCTGTTATCTTGTCCATTTGTATGTGGATAAGAACGAAATGCCATCTCAAAACtgatataaattaacattatggACAATATGTAAACAATACAATACACAGTTAGCACCAAGCATTGTGTCTGAGATCAGTCTTTTCAgtttgtattataataataattattattattattataatactgtattacacatattttacagttttccaTTTATGAGAGTCACAATGTTGTATGTCAGTCAAAAGTTgggaataattaagatttttaaaataatgtttttaccactaatgctcaccaaggctgcatttatttgataaaaaatacaataaaaacagtattattgtgaaatagaattactatttaaatgagctatttatatatatatatatatatatatatatatatatatatatatatatatttgttggaattatatatataagttgtaatttattactgatgcaaagctgaattttcagcatcattactctagttttcactgtcacatgatccttcagaaatcattctaatttgctgatttgctgctcagttaTCAATAAtggttcttaaaataataaatgctaaaaacagcttttactccataatatatttgtgtaaatggtgttccattttttttgttttcaggattAGAATAGAAAatttaaagaacagcatttttctgaagtagaaatcttttgtaacattttacatgtatttaatgacacttttgatcaattatatccttgctgaataaaagtaaacgTTAAATCATACATtactcaaacttttgaattgtattacaccttccacaaaaatattaagcatattaatactataaactgttttctacattgataataatcagaaattttTCTTAgataaaatcagcatattagaatgatttctgaagaatcatgtaatactgaagactggagtaatgatgctgaaaatgtagatttgatcacaggaataaacaacattttaaaatgtattcaactagaagcagttattttaaattgtacagtaataatattttacaatattactttttttactgtgtttttgatcaaataaatgcagccttggtgatcagaagagacttttaaaaacattaaaaaattgtaattattccaaacttttggccAGTAATGTAGATACCAGATGATTGTCATTTAACAACTAAGATACTAGGGGTAATTTTTAGTGTGACAAAACAAGGAAAAATATATCAATcattaaactaattaattatCAGACTGAAGTCAAATGTTTTACCATGTTAGTGCCACTAACAATCGCAAAAACATTCTTGCTTTTTTgctatgtgtttttgctaaaATTACAGGCGAGGGTTGTTACATCTTGTGGTCATCTTGCACAACATTTGCATGAAAATCACCCTGGGAGTTCCTCCAGTCCATTCCTCACCTCATAGTTTTATGCCAGAGGTCAAAACATGGTACAGCGTGGAGACGGACATATTTGTTTCCCCCCGAAGAGCATTCCAGACAGCCGTAGACAGTCTCACGCCTCTGGTGGCCCATTCCACACAAGGCACACGGTCCTTTAGGTATGTTATGGTTGAGCAGATTTACACGTGTGTGCTTTTCATCTCGCAGGTAGGCCGTGGACAAGTCAGTCATGCTGGCAGCCTTCTCATAGTAGTCCGTCACAACATCATCCATGTACATATCAGAGTGAGTGAGCTCTTCAAACGTCCTGTCATCTACAGCAAGCAcatgtgacatttaaaacatttcttcaaaatcattttgaatATTGCATATGACAACAGAAATTATATCACCTGCTCTGAAAGGATTTCCATAGATGATTCCTGACAGGAATCTTCGAAGTCTTCCAACAGAAAAGCGGCCAATGAATCCTCCAAGCTGCTCACGGATTTGTTCCCTCTCAAATCCTCCTACTGACTCTGGTGCCACACATATGTCTGACCAAAGTTCAACAAAAGGTCATTAGATATAGCAGACATTTTCGAATTTAAGCATtttcattgctccagtcttcagtgtcatacgatctttcagaaatgacactaatatgcttatttgaagctcaagaaacattagcaatgttgaaaaatgTTGTGCTGATTTGTGGAAAtggtgaaacttttttttttttgatgaataggcagttcaaaagaacataatttatttgaaatagtaattttttgtaatattataaatgtttttgctgccacttttgatctgttttgaatggaagcccgtttccgccactgaactactttttttttttttttttaaaggtaattgtgactttttatctcacacctctggctttttttcttagaacagTGTGAAACAGactcaaattctgacttttttctcataaaaatcacaattgcgagttatgaagtcaaaattgtgagatataaattctgactttataacatgcaattgcgagaaattgtgagtttatatcacaattctgagaaaaaagtcataattgcgagatataaactcggaattgcgagaaaaaagtcagaattgcaaggtacgAACTTGcatttccaagaaaaaaaaattgtgaacaaaacaattctgactttatgtctcgcaattttgagtttatatcatgcaattctcacaattctgactttatgactcGGAATTGCGTGtttgtcacacaattctgaggaaaaaagtcagaattaagataaaaagtagcaataacctttttaaattttttattcagtggcagaaacaggcttctatagttgctataaaatatacatttctttaaaacaatctTATTTCCCCCAAGTCAGAATACTACACTACTGAAATTATGCAGTCATTTAGTGCTTACCGAGACGTCCATCAAGACGCACATAAAGCTCCAGCACACTGAATGCTATGGTCGTGTGAGCTGGAATAACAATGGCTTTATCTCGACCTTTAGGGTTTCGACCATCGTCTATCTGGAACTGTGTGAGATGACAGAGATTATCAGAGAAGCAGATTTCACAACCAAATAGGCCTATAGTGTTTGGGAGGCACACTTGCATTTGTTTACCCTCATGGTAGTTCCTCGCACTCCAGCGTGGACGGTGAGGGAACACTGTCGTGTGGTGCGGATACTCTCCATGACAACACACAGGACGGTCCGACCACTCTCTTTGGACTGACGGATCAAACAGTGATCCAGGTCAACTTTCCTGATTGAAAAAGACGTGAAAAGTAATGAGAATGTAGTGATTCATTTAATCAAGTACACAAGCAAGGGTGCCACTGTACTGAATATTTGCAAGGCCACAGGTAATCACAGCCATTATTTTGAAGATGGAGTTATCCGTAACTTAAAaggcacctattatgcccctttttacaagatgtaatataagtctcaggtgtctctagaatgtgtctgtgaagtttcagcttaaAACACCCTACAGATTGTTTATTATATAGTTTTGAAAATGcccattttgagtggaagcagaaacactgttttcatgcatgtctctttaaatgcagatgagctgctgctccccgcccccttttccagaataggactGTGTTTGCAACTCCAGACATTTTGCCAAAAAACatatgtttggttttgattatcatgtctattccgctaaaatcatgtgttttaaagccaAATCAGTTTAATCTGTTAATATATAGTAtggttttctgagtgcacacattcAAAGCGAACGCCCAGAAAGCAGCTGTCATACGGCATGTGAGTGCTAAActatctctttctctttcatgtcttattacacttaaactgtcaaatacaagtttatgttaaaaacacacaatttataGAAACAGTTATGTCTGTTAAGGTCATGGCGTTAAAACTGGTTCATGTCTTCGCTTGCGAAAAAAATGGTGACGCCTTTGGTGGAAATTGTGCAGATTAGGGGCGTCTTCTTCCTAAGTCACGACGAGGGGAGAGAAATCTGAGAGGATCATcatttcacatgcttgcagaaaaatgcttaccaaaacaaagttactgggttgtgaGATGCACCAGGGACacaattatagcacttaaacatggaaaaagtcagattttcatgaaatgtcccctttaaatttgaGACACAATTTTACCTGTTATATGGAAATAATATGATGTAaagaaaaggcaaaaaaaacatttacttggGAATCAAGGAAACATGAAAGTTTCGTAAGTGAACCACAAATTTTTGTGAGCAAATACAGAGTTTTTGGGAGTCAAGGGAATGCAAAATGTTGTGAGCGAACCCAAAATTTTTGTGGGTGGAATGCAACAATTTGGAGAGAAAACACAAAAGTTTTGTGAAGAAATCCAACATTTTTTAGTTCAAAGGCGCAAACGCAATGTTTCCTAACCAAATACTGAGTGAATGGGTCTAGCTCTCTCATAAATACAGCCCAGTGTTTCCcatacattgatttatttgtggcGGCCCACCACAATATCAAAACTGACTGCCACTTATAGACTTTTCAAAAGGCACTGACTTCGTTGAATAAACATGACCACTGCACGTTTCAAATCAAAACGTAGCAtgggtatttttatatttgtgaatATCTGAAGGAAACCAACTGTCTTCAGAAAATTTCATCTAGCTTGTAATGCCTGTTAAAGCAGCGTTCGTGAGGGCAGTGCTGTTTTGTGTGCAGCCATTACCGAGGAAACTGCAATTTCTGCCGCTCCAAAAGCACCACCTAGTGGCAAagaatgaatttgcattttcatcCAGACCAACGTGAAAATCAACTCAGTTTTACACAGCAAACACACAGAGTTGTAAATGTGAACCAGTATATATATCCTCAGGGGGAAGTCCTGCCACACACAGAGCGTAAGTCTGTGGGAAACACTGCAGCCACTTGTCGCTACCTACTGGCCTAACAACGTCTGTGCAAACAGTGAAGTGATATAAACAGTGAGCATTCCTAATGCTGCTGCTCCAAATACCAGCCAAATTTTATGACTGTCTGGAACtaacttttatatataaaaacatgtacacagtgttttttttaccttgcATTGAGTTCCCTTAATAGTGTAGGAACCTCCACCTCATGCTTGGTCACAATCCCAAATGAGGCCTTTACCGCCACAGAGTCTGAACCACTCACATTTACTCCCACCTCGTGGATCAGATGGTTGCCCAAACGcccatttaaagcaacatcagACTTGTCTTCATAGTTTAGGAGCTGATATGAAGAGACCCCTATCAAAAAAAGCGCAAAAGACACCTTCATTCATAACAAAAACTACTGTAtgcatatatgaaaaaaatcagtatATAACAAGTTTCTatacaaacatgcaaataaaaaattctacatGAATGTTTGACTGAAGGCATAAGAATCAAGTGTTTGTTCATCTGTAGCTAATTTATAtcaaattcttaaatatttctGTCTCACCTGCTGTGATCTCTTTCTCTCCCACGAGTATGTCTTTCAGTGAGAAGGGGGTTGTGGCATATTTGGTCTTCTTCCAGAAATGTCGTCTCCTCTTCCTCGTCACCAGGCTGAGGGGTTGATATCGGTCCGCTTCACTTAGACTGGGCACAGGAACAAGACGTCCAGTGTCCCCAACCTGCTTCACAAAGTTCTTAGTTGCTGCCGCAAACATGACTGCAGTTCACCGAAGCTTGAACATATCGTTACTGTGTCTGTTCATTCAAAATAGTATGAATTTGAGTTGGTTCTAGTTGTGGCAACATCGCTACCTGTTCGAGGCTAAATGAGAAGCAGAGGTGCTGCTTAGGTTTGTCCAACcagatcataaataataaagtggCCGTAAGCTGATCTGGGTGTTCTCTGCCATATGTGTAGTGTCTTATAGGGTTCAAATAAATAGGCCTGACACCATCACATCTGTTATAAGTAACTCACTCTAATCCAGAACAGATTGTAGTTGAGTTTATAGTGAGTATAATTATCTTGTTAATGCTTGTTCagtattatttcatattattttttaaacagaaagcaATTAGCTTGATTGTTCTGTAATTACCTAGTTTACATTACTTGTAATGAGGTTTTTAATGTATACAGCATTGCAGATCTGATGACCTTTTTTTGTATAGCATAATAGGATTAAGCTagtttacattaataatatttgtggtaATTTGTatgacaaatattttattttattggtaaCACTATGCAGTAAGGTTCCGtttgttaactttagttaactatagtatttaatatgaactaacaatatgaactaaaaataattaatttttaactttagCTTAaggtaatttaaatatttactaatacattattaaaattaaaagttgtatttgttaatattatttaatgggcattagctaacatgaactaaaaaacatgtattttttataacaaacgttaaagattcataaatatcttaatgcaGTAACATTTAGTAatgggactttttttttataaagtgttacaactgaattgaattgaattgaattttgttaatttgtaattttgtttgtttattttgtttgttttgtttttagcttagtttagttttagtttctttttttgtttttatttttttttattttttagttttttagttttcaggTATTTCTTGTTACATACTGACCAAGTCAGCTTCAGCCGgagaaataataaatgtttcaaagtataaaataaaccaCATATGTACACACATATGTACCACatctaaaaaataacaactaacaaaaaactgttgtatttttataaacaaacattgaagattaatttaatttaatttgttgtttagtttttttagcttttagtttagttttgttttagtttcttttctttcttttttgtttacattttttcagtttagttttgttttagtttcttagttcgttttgttttgttttagtttccaGGTATTTCTTGTTATACTGACAAAGTCAACTTTAGCCAgagaaataataaatgtttcaaagTAGAAAAGAAACCACACATGTAAGAGATAAATCATGTCATGTTTTACCAGAATAACATCTGAAGAATAACAGCTTTTGCTTtgagtttaaattattttatggcATGCTATATTTAAGATGGATCAGAAAATCTACAATCTGTGAAGTCTGGTGATGCAGTGATAAACTGTGGTTTAAGACCAAAAGATGTTTCTCACCTTATAACCGAACAGGATCTATTTGCTTACACTAACAATGTGGCTTCTTTCTACTGTGGTAGAAGGGAACCTGTGAGTCTGCATAAAGCAGTTTGTTAGAATATGTTTATTCTCCAGCACACAAGGTTCTTTtggctaaaatgtatttacgtaatgactcactcatttgTGACCTCATGTGGCTCCTCTTTATGTCCACTGATGGGTGGAGACAACTGAGGTCCGTTACTGTTGAAGGCACACTGGTAAAACATTAATGGAGAAAAAGAGCTTTTGTAAAGAGTTGTTTATAGTTTCTAGAACACGCTCCGTACAGTAATTCATTGTGATGGCAGCCAAGAATGTCCTGAGGTCACTGTGTTAGTCTGGCAATTATGACGATAAGGTGGGAGAATGTTTGCAACGGGAATAACCTTCTTCATTTAGAACTGTACAAACAACTGTAATGACATGAATAGGAGGGAAACAGTTTAAAAACCCAAATTTGTCTTGAAGTAATTTGCCTTCTTAGATGCAGAAAGATTTGTGCAATTAGGCTGGCCGAGTATGAATGACCAATCCTGTAGTGGTTTCAAAATGAACCCTGACCCACCAAAGTTTCTTTAGAGGTACAAAGCCTATAACTCTGTTACTaaagaaatcacacagaaatgtaaattctgtcatcatctactcatgttgttccaaatttgtatgacaaaatgtttgtgtgcgtttggctgcatttattttaacactttttaaaatgcattttactctatttactctattttatttaagtcttcagtgtcacatgatccttcagaaatgattctaatatgctgatttggtgctcaagaaacatttatttgtattataagcTGAAAACAGTTCTGATGCTTAATATTTGAATCTTCTTTTGAATTTcttgaataaagtgtttaaaaacagcatttatttgaaataaaaatcttttaaaacattacaaatatctttattgccacttttgatcaattaaatgttatatatatgtaaacagTTACATTAAATCATTATTGCATATGggtataacatttaaattacatttacatataaatattaatggtaATCATGACCTTCATCAGCTCCTTGCATTACAGCATGAAAGACTGACAGGAATATCTCATGTTAATGAGTTTtaactcatgaatattaatgagaGTATTGACTAATTCATGTTTACTAGCTTAGCAAATGGTCATGTTTAGCACTTTATGCCTTCGGGTGCAATATAAGTGTCTTACATTAAGGCAACTACAGACCTAAAGGCATATTTTAAACCAAAAtgaattgttttgtgttttgtaactGTTTTAGTATTTgaattactacaaaaaaaaaaagtatttttgtctgGGCAACATCagtaaaaaaaaggtttgttttttatgtgtgtCAAACTCGTCAATTAACAAATACGTTCACCAGTTCTACACATTACATACGTATTACGTGCGGTAGTGTTttgaaatgaggaggcaaaattcttaaattcaatttgaatcaaatttaaattaatgtcccagtcacattctcttggttaaataaatataaaaaaatctatgtatatttttacattagcaatgtaatcagtattttatttatcaaagtcaagaatgaatctcatcaagttatttgacatttattccaaaataataactcaaggcagtaacaatttaaaaatattttttatttgtcaacTTATGTGCAACTATTCTTCGTAATATTTCACTTTCAACTATTTTGGAATTttgatcatcagtcatcaaagctcggtaAGTATTGGTccctccctgctgaaaaaacagctaaaaccagcctaggctggttggctggtcttaactggtttaagctggaagtagctggttttagctggtctcccagcttagctaggctggtcaggctggttttagctggttgttccaactggtctcccagcctga from Labeo rohita strain BAU-BD-2019 chromosome 6, IGBB_LRoh.1.0, whole genome shotgun sequence carries:
- the pjvk gene encoding pejvakin, which codes for MFAAATKNFVKQVGDTGRLVPVPSLSEADRYQPLSLVTRKRRRHFWKKTKYATTPFSLKDILVGEKEITAGVSSYQLLNYEDKSDVALNGRLGNHLIHEVGVNVSGSDSVAVKASFGIVTKHEVEVPTLLRELNARKVDLDHCLIRQSKESGRTVLCVVMESIRTTRQCSLTVHAGVRGTTMRFQIDDGRNPKGRDKAIVIPAHTTIAFSVLELYVRLDGRLDICVAPESVGGFEREQIREQLGGFIGRFSVGRLRRFLSGIIYGNPFRADDRTFEELTHSDMYMDDVVTDYYEKAASMTDLSTAYLRDEKHTRVNLLNHNIPKGPCALCGMGHQRRETVYGCLECSSGGNKYVRLHAVPCFDLWHKTMR